The following are from one region of the Haloactinomyces albus genome:
- a CDS encoding AfsR/SARP family transcriptional regulator — MSPQDSSTGAPGTGFEFRVLGPLEVLHGGVLQPLGNPGMRSVLACLLFEPNQVVSMERIITTLWGEAPPATARTIVHGYISKLRKMLAAVPDTAGDEEAPTILTRAPGYVLTVDSDRIDAHRARALINHAYGLDPAERSRVLSEALTLWRGPVLSDISSSRLHRMVAANLDELRLLALEERIAAGLELGHHQYLVAELSGLVDEYPLRERLTGQLMLANYRSGQRADAQARYHALRERLSDELGIDPGPELRSLYEQLLRDDETLLGGDRGSAATVPADGGSARPVPAELPPAVAGFVGRDRELAALDRILADREQGMGNLLAVLTGPAGVGKSALAVTWAHRVAHTFTDGRLHASLRGFDSERAPLSPGEALIGFLKALGVAADAIPVDLDGRAALYRSLLADRRVLVLLDDARDSDQVRPLLPGSPGSLVVVTSRRRLDELVVRSGARMLPLETLPTPAAVELLDRAGVPGRSASEPVAARRLADLCGGLPLALRIAAARLAANPGRGVADLVDELTDERNRLHGLDIDGSDASVRRAFDISYRNLHPAHATMFRLLGTVPGHTFTAHTVAALCGTDPPTARRRLRALVLAHLVTEPDSDRFGMHDLLRLYARDLLAAGAEETAGSGADCARAALRRLLHHYLVVADHARRFLRPARDELDFSGDDTTVRPAITGRAEALEWFDAEWPNLVAAIGTANAEELHEYAWPLVRLQFNYLMVRCPWEDWIAIYNTGLDSARKLDDPAGKVLMSAGLGVVHSRSGSPAVALEYYAESYADAVNTGESSWLAMAQVNLGSALFRLGRYDEAQRHCEEALNAYRMLGDRYREAGALNNLAQVEQVSGDREAALVHLRAAEAMYREADDLETLAMVLNNCGEVSVEMGHVTEAERYHQEALDVAQRCGSAMRQAAAYLGLGDAADLRRNRPVARTRWETALSIFEAGGSPRAGEARNRLHGWSRAHRNL; from the coding sequence ATGTCACCGCAGGACAGCTCGACCGGCGCGCCGGGCACGGGGTTCGAGTTCCGCGTCCTCGGCCCGCTGGAGGTGCTCCACGGCGGGGTTCTCCAGCCGTTGGGCAACCCCGGCATGCGCAGTGTGCTGGCCTGCTTGTTGTTCGAACCGAACCAGGTCGTGTCGATGGAGCGGATCATCACCACGCTCTGGGGCGAGGCGCCACCGGCCACGGCTCGGACGATCGTCCACGGCTACATCTCCAAGCTACGCAAGATGCTCGCGGCGGTACCCGACACCGCAGGTGACGAGGAGGCGCCCACCATCCTCACCCGAGCACCCGGGTACGTGCTCACGGTCGACAGTGACCGGATCGACGCCCACCGGGCCCGGGCGCTGATCAACCACGCATACGGACTCGACCCCGCCGAGCGTTCCCGGGTGCTGTCCGAAGCACTCACGCTCTGGCGCGGCCCGGTTCTGTCCGATATCTCCTCGAGTCGGTTGCATCGAATGGTCGCTGCGAATCTCGACGAGTTGCGCCTGCTCGCGCTGGAGGAGCGTATCGCCGCGGGCCTGGAACTCGGACATCACCAGTATCTGGTTGCCGAGCTCTCCGGACTGGTCGACGAGTATCCGCTGCGGGAACGCCTGACCGGGCAGCTCATGCTCGCCAACTACCGGTCGGGCCAGCGAGCGGATGCGCAGGCTCGGTATCACGCTCTGCGCGAGCGGCTGTCCGACGAACTCGGCATCGATCCCGGCCCGGAATTGCGCTCCCTGTATGAGCAGCTGCTTCGAGACGACGAGACACTGCTCGGCGGAGACCGTGGTTCCGCGGCAACCGTGCCTGCCGATGGCGGCAGCGCCCGGCCGGTTCCCGCGGAGCTGCCGCCCGCTGTGGCCGGTTTCGTGGGCAGGGATCGGGAACTGGCGGCGCTGGACCGGATACTGGCAGACCGCGAACAGGGCATGGGAAACCTGCTTGCCGTACTCACCGGGCCGGCGGGGGTCGGTAAGAGCGCCCTCGCGGTGACCTGGGCGCATCGCGTTGCCCACACCTTCACCGACGGCCGTCTGCACGCCTCGTTGCGTGGATTCGACTCCGAGCGGGCACCGCTGTCCCCGGGGGAGGCGCTGATCGGATTTCTGAAGGCGCTGGGAGTGGCCGCCGACGCGATTCCGGTGGATCTCGACGGCCGCGCTGCGCTGTACCGTTCCTTGCTGGCCGATCGACGGGTGCTGGTGCTGCTCGACGACGCCAGGGACTCCGATCAGGTCCGGCCGCTGTTGCCCGGAAGTCCCGGATCGCTGGTGGTGGTGACCAGTCGCCGCAGGCTCGACGAGCTCGTGGTGCGCAGTGGTGCGCGGATGCTCCCGCTGGAAACTCTGCCCACTCCCGCGGCCGTGGAGCTGCTCGACCGGGCGGGAGTACCGGGCAGATCGGCCTCCGAACCGGTCGCCGCCCGCAGGCTCGCCGATCTGTGCGGGGGTCTGCCGCTGGCTTTGCGCATCGCGGCCGCGCGGTTGGCGGCCAATCCCGGGCGCGGCGTGGCCGACCTGGTCGACGAACTCACCGATGAGCGAAATCGACTGCACGGTCTGGATATCGATGGTTCCGACGCCAGCGTGCGCCGGGCTTTCGATATCTCCTACCGCAATCTGCATCCCGCACACGCCACCATGTTCCGCCTGTTGGGAACGGTGCCCGGGCACACCTTCACCGCACACACCGTGGCCGCGTTGTGTGGCACCGATCCGCCCACGGCGCGGCGCCGTCTCCGCGCGCTGGTGCTGGCACACCTGGTGACCGAGCCCGATTCGGACCGTTTCGGCATGCACGACCTGCTGCGGCTGTATGCGCGAGACCTCCTCGCCGCAGGCGCCGAGGAGACGGCCGGATCCGGGGCGGACTGCGCCCGAGCCGCCCTGCGCAGGCTGTTGCATCACTACCTGGTGGTCGCCGATCATGCGCGCCGCTTCCTGCGGCCGGCTCGGGACGAACTGGACTTCTCCGGTGACGACACCACGGTACGTCCGGCCATCACCGGCCGTGCGGAAGCGCTGGAGTGGTTCGATGCGGAATGGCCGAATCTCGTGGCGGCGATCGGTACCGCCAACGCCGAGGAACTGCACGAGTACGCCTGGCCACTGGTACGCCTGCAGTTCAACTACCTCATGGTGCGGTGCCCGTGGGAGGACTGGATCGCGATCTACAACACCGGTCTGGACTCCGCGCGCAAGCTCGACGACCCGGCGGGCAAGGTACTCATGTCCGCCGGACTCGGTGTCGTGCACTCGCGGTCGGGCAGTCCCGCCGTGGCTCTGGAGTACTACGCCGAGTCCTATGCGGATGCGGTGAACACGGGCGAATCGAGCTGGCTGGCCATGGCGCAGGTCAACCTGGGCAGTGCGTTGTTCCGGCTGGGGCGCTACGACGAGGCGCAACGGCACTGCGAGGAAGCGCTGAACGCCTATCGGATGCTCGGTGACCGCTATCGCGAGGCCGGTGCCCTGAACAATCTCGCCCAGGTCGAGCAGGTCAGCGGCGATCGGGAAGCCGCACTGGTCCACCTGCGTGCGGCCGAAGCGATGTATCGGGAGGCCGACGACCTGGAGACCCTCGCGATGGTGCTGAACAACTGCGGGGAGGTCAGTGTCGAAATGGGCCACGTGACCGAGGCCGAGCGCTACCATCAGGAGGCACTCGACGTCGCGCAGCGGTGTGGCTCGGCGATGCGGCAGGCCGCCGCCTACCTCGGTTTGGGAGACGCGGCCGACCTACGCAGGAACCGGCCGGTGGCACGGACGCGTTGGGAGACCGCATTGTCGATTTTCGAGGCGGGTGGCTCGCCTCGTGCGGGGGAGGCACGCAACAGGTTGCACGGATGGAGCCGAGCACACCGGAACCTCTGA
- a CDS encoding ADP-ribosylglycohydrolase family protein, which produces MSSTVVDRAVGCLLGGALGDALGSPVEFLQYADIRAEYGDVGITEPPPQALLGDSTQLALFTGEGYLNAWTTGNSGGPWRPVEATAAAYRRWLITQQEHKPRPGATGLLAEAELYANRSPGLSSLRALQEEQLGTPERPRNSSRGCGGADRSAPLGFAPTAEMSYALGCQFGALTHGGTGGWAPAGAMALMAHLVAVKGRRLPEAVDQAAGRVLREDAETAAALAEAATLARLGAGIGHIERLGQGWVGPEAVAIGAYCALAMPKPGQFADALRLAANHSGHSDTTAALTGSLLGARHGTAVLPRPWLDRLELADVIERIGHDLGASCVGEKFSERRYLALA; this is translated from the coding sequence ATGTCGTCCACAGTGGTCGATCGCGCCGTGGGCTGCCTGCTCGGCGGCGCCCTCGGTGATGCACTCGGCTCGCCTGTCGAGTTTCTGCAGTACGCCGACATCCGCGCCGAGTACGGCGACGTCGGAATCACCGAGCCGCCGCCGCAGGCGCTGCTCGGAGACTCGACACAACTGGCACTGTTCACCGGGGAGGGCTACCTCAACGCCTGGACCACCGGCAACAGTGGAGGCCCGTGGCGTCCCGTGGAGGCCACCGCCGCCGCCTATCGCCGGTGGCTGATCACGCAGCAGGAGCACAAACCCCGTCCCGGAGCGACCGGCCTGCTCGCCGAGGCCGAACTGTACGCCAACCGCTCACCCGGGCTCTCCAGCCTGCGTGCACTTCAGGAGGAGCAACTCGGCACGCCCGAACGGCCACGCAACAGTTCCCGGGGTTGCGGTGGAGCCGACCGTAGCGCACCGCTCGGTTTCGCCCCGACCGCGGAAATGAGCTACGCACTGGGCTGCCAGTTCGGCGCCCTCACCCACGGTGGCACCGGCGGCTGGGCCCCGGCCGGGGCGATGGCCCTGATGGCGCATCTGGTCGCGGTGAAAGGCAGACGGCTGCCCGAGGCAGTCGACCAGGCCGCGGGCAGGGTGCTGCGCGAGGACGCCGAGACCGCGGCGGCACTCGCGGAAGCGGCGACGCTGGCCCGGCTCGGCGCAGGTATCGGCCACATCGAACGCCTCGGACAGGGCTGGGTCGGCCCCGAGGCGGTGGCCATCGGCGCGTACTGTGCGCTGGCCATGCCCAAACCCGGCCAGTTCGCCGATGCGTTACGCCTGGCGGCCAACCACTCCGGCCACAGCGATACGACCGCCGCACTCACCGGCTCGTTGCTCGGGGCTCGGCACGGCACTGCCGTACTGCCCAGGCCGTGGCTGGACCGGTTGGAACTGGCCGATGTGATCGAACGCATCGGCCACGATCTCGGCGCGTCCTGCGTCGGTGAGAAGTTCAGCGAGCGTCGCTACCTCGCCTTGGCCTGA
- the thpD gene encoding ectoine hydroxylase codes for MTVADASTRDHYPTRGNASELIERRDPTVWPGVDSGPASRAELAAHADRGFHSVEGLLSPAEVQAYWHELDRLTRDPEVRADERTVVEKSSDQVRSIFDVHKISGPLGELVRDPRVLDRARQILGSDVYVHQSRINYMPGFEGNGFYWHSDFETWHAEDGMPAPRAVSISIALTDNYPFNGGLMIIPGSHRRFISCAGETPQRNYRSSLKEQEVGVPSHDDITKLAYECGIEQFTGSAGSALWFDSNCLHGSGNNITPFPRSNIFVVFNSVHNTLVEPYAAVEPRPEFIAAHDFTPVTR; via the coding sequence ATGACCGTCGCAGATGCGAGCACGCGGGATCATTACCCCACTCGGGGAAACGCATCCGAACTGATCGAGCGCAGGGATCCCACCGTATGGCCGGGAGTGGACTCCGGCCCGGCGAGCCGCGCGGAACTGGCCGCCCATGCGGACAGGGGCTTTCACTCCGTGGAAGGGCTGCTGTCCCCGGCCGAGGTGCAGGCGTACTGGCACGAACTGGACCGTCTGACGCGGGACCCGGAGGTGCGTGCCGACGAGCGCACCGTGGTGGAGAAGAGCTCCGACCAGGTCCGTTCGATTTTCGATGTACACAAGATCAGTGGCCCTCTCGGTGAACTGGTCCGGGATCCGCGGGTGCTCGATCGGGCCCGGCAGATCCTCGGTTCCGATGTCTACGTCCACCAGAGCCGGATCAATTACATGCCCGGTTTCGAGGGCAACGGTTTCTACTGGCACTCCGATTTCGAGACGTGGCATGCGGAAGATGGGATGCCCGCACCGCGTGCGGTGAGCATCTCGATCGCGCTGACCGACAATTACCCGTTCAACGGCGGGCTGATGATCATTCCCGGCTCGCATCGAAGGTTCATCTCGTGTGCCGGTGAAACTCCGCAGCGCAACTACCGGTCCTCGCTGAAGGAGCAGGAAGTCGGCGTGCCGAGCCATGACGACATCACCAAGCTCGCCTACGAGTGCGGGATCGAGCAGTTCACCGGATCGGCGGGTTCGGCGCTGTGGTTCGACTCGAACTGCCTACACGGTTCGGGCAACAACATCACTCCGTTCCCGCGCTCGAACATTTTCGTGGTGTTCAACAGTGTGCACAACACGCTGGTCGAGCCGTACGCGGCGGTGGAACCCAGGCCCGAGTTCATCGCCGCACACGACTTCACTCCCGTGACGCGGTAA
- a CDS encoding ectoine synthase: protein MLVRTLADVENTDADIKTEGWRSKRIILAKEKAGFSVHETTLYAGTVNDFWYANHIEAVFVFEGEGEITDKATGETHQLKPGSLYLLNDHDKHQVRPKTDMRTVCVFNPPVTGREVHDENGVYPVVVEDDDTAAAT from the coding sequence TTGCTCGTTCGTACTCTCGCCGACGTCGAGAACACCGACGCCGACATCAAAACCGAGGGGTGGCGCAGCAAGCGGATCATCCTGGCCAAGGAGAAGGCGGGTTTCTCGGTACACGAGACCACGCTGTATGCCGGGACCGTGAACGACTTCTGGTACGCCAACCACATCGAGGCGGTGTTCGTCTTCGAGGGCGAAGGCGAGATCACTGACAAGGCCACGGGCGAGACACACCAGCTCAAGCCCGGCTCGCTGTACCTGCTGAACGATCACGACAAGCACCAGGTGCGGCCGAAGACCGACATGCGCACGGTGTGCGTGTTCAATCCACCGGTGACCGGCCGTGAGGTCCACGACGAGAACGGCGTGTACCCGGTGGTCGTGGAGGACGACGATACGGCGGCAGCCACCTGA
- the ectB gene encoding diaminobutyrate--2-oxoglutarate transaminase: MNDIFATLESEARSYSRTWPATFDRALGSWLYDEGGKPYLDFFAGAGALNYGHNNPILKRKLLEYIERDGVHHGLDQATVAKREFLETVDEKLLKPRGLDYKVQFPGPTGTNSVEAALKLARKITGRQSIISFTNAFHGMTLGSLSVTGNSMKRGGAGIPLVHATPMPYDNYFEGQVDDFLYFERLMQDSGSGLNEPAAVIVETLQGEGGINNSRAEWLRGLADLCKRHNMLLIVDDVQMGCGRTGPFFSFEEAGIVPDIVCLSKSIGGYGSPLAVTLIKSEHDVWEPGEHNGTFRGNNPAFVTASEALRQYWSDDALEKSTIAKGNRIGQVLETITGKHDGTVAKGRGLARGLGFEDPELAGKVSKAAFDRGMILETSGPDSEVIKIMPPLTLTDDELEQGLQILTDSVQAVLA, encoded by the coding sequence GTGAACGACATTTTCGCAACCCTGGAATCCGAGGCCCGAAGCTACAGTCGCACCTGGCCTGCGACTTTCGATCGTGCCCTCGGTAGTTGGCTGTATGACGAGGGCGGTAAGCCCTATCTCGACTTCTTCGCGGGTGCCGGGGCGCTGAATTATGGTCACAACAATCCGATACTGAAGCGAAAACTTCTCGAATATATCGAGCGGGACGGCGTGCACCACGGGCTGGACCAGGCCACGGTGGCCAAACGCGAGTTCCTCGAAACCGTCGACGAAAAGCTCCTCAAGCCGCGCGGGCTGGACTACAAGGTCCAGTTCCCCGGGCCGACCGGGACCAACTCGGTCGAGGCCGCGTTGAAACTGGCCCGCAAGATCACCGGCAGGCAATCGATCATCAGCTTCACCAATGCCTTCCACGGCATGACGCTGGGCTCGCTGTCGGTGACCGGGAACTCGATGAAGCGCGGTGGCGCGGGTATTCCGCTCGTGCACGCCACGCCGATGCCCTATGACAACTACTTCGAGGGCCAGGTCGACGACTTCCTGTACTTCGAGCGGTTGATGCAGGACAGCGGCAGTGGCTTGAACGAGCCCGCCGCCGTGATCGTCGAGACGTTGCAGGGCGAGGGCGGCATCAACAACTCCCGCGCGGAGTGGCTGCGGGGACTGGCCGACCTGTGCAAGCGGCACAACATGCTGCTCATCGTCGACGACGTGCAGATGGGCTGCGGGCGCACGGGTCCGTTCTTCAGCTTCGAAGAGGCCGGGATCGTCCCGGACATCGTCTGCCTGTCCAAGTCGATCGGCGGCTACGGCAGCCCGCTGGCGGTCACCCTCATCAAGTCCGAGCACGACGTGTGGGAACCCGGCGAGCACAACGGCACCTTCCGGGGCAACAACCCGGCGTTCGTGACGGCTTCCGAGGCACTGCGCCAGTACTGGAGTGATGACGCCCTGGAGAAGTCGACCATCGCCAAGGGCAACCGCATCGGCCAGGTGCTGGAGACCATCACCGGCAAGCACGACGGCACGGTGGCCAAGGGCCGCGGACTGGCCCGCGGGCTGGGCTTCGAGGATCCGGAATTGGCGGGCAAGGTGTCCAAGGCCGCGTTCGACCGGGGCATGATCCTGGAGACCTCCGGCCCGGACAGCGAGGTCATCAAGATCATGCCGCCGCTGACACTGACGGATGATGAGCTCGAGCAGGGCCTTCAGATCCTCACCGACTCGGTGCAAGCTGTCCTGGCATGA
- the ectA gene encoding diaminobutyrate acetyltransferase: protein MTGEKPSHNGDERDGGSAGRVEIDTPAVADGPALYRITRDSGVLDVNSSYVYLLWCRDFAHTSVVARVGGTVVGFVTGYIRPDAPDTIVVWQVAVDASQRGGGVAGSLLSQLLDRVLPRGVRYLETTITADNAASIKLFSALARQRGAELVVSELFTPNLFPDAHEGEDLYRIGPFAEVVAPV, encoded by the coding sequence ATGACCGGCGAAAAACCGAGCCATAACGGCGACGAGCGGGATGGCGGGTCAGCCGGGCGGGTGGAGATCGACACTCCGGCCGTCGCGGACGGTCCGGCACTGTATCGAATCACTCGTGATTCGGGGGTGCTCGATGTGAACTCGTCCTATGTCTATTTGCTGTGGTGCCGCGACTTCGCGCACACCTCCGTGGTGGCGCGTGTGGGCGGCACGGTCGTGGGGTTCGTGACCGGCTACATCCGGCCGGACGCGCCCGACACGATCGTGGTGTGGCAGGTCGCCGTCGATGCTTCCCAGCGTGGTGGTGGCGTGGCGGGCTCGCTGCTGAGCCAGTTGCTGGATCGCGTGCTTCCGCGTGGTGTTCGCTACCTGGAAACGACGATCACGGCGGACAATGCCGCATCGATCAAACTCTTCTCCGCACTGGCGCGTCAGCGCGGTGCGGAGCTTGTGGTCAGCGAGTTGTTCACTCCGAACCTGTTCCCGGACGCGCACGAGGGTGAGGATCTGTATCGCATCGGCCCATTCGCCGAGGTGGTTGCGCCGGTTTGA
- a CDS encoding DUF418 domain-containing protein, whose product MSEPIDRTAGASARSIGATTVEARALAPDLARGCMLLLIALGNAHVYLVADTIGVRGYPVVETIPDRVVVLLQMIFVDGRAYPMFAALFGYGIVQLARRQEAAGIEQNAVRKLIRRRGWWLLLFGLAHALLLFSGDILGSYGLLAIALAGVFTRARGRTLLVMAGLWMVPVAGLGALQGLPVPEGAQPSASSMSISNPSAAAVFRLQEWVLLTFQQVLVSLVPALLFGVWAARRRLLDEPERYRRGLRYAAAAGVGLAVAGGLPMALMASAVWSEPGFTVSVLAGVLHAVTGYAGGIGYTAVVGLVAIRLRGRQGALSTALTACGQRSMTSYLGQSVVLVAVLAAYGGGLGDDAGVAATAVLAVLVWMLTVVAAEVMRRLRYRGPAEVLLRRLTYGRTATRHGRSG is encoded by the coding sequence ATGAGCGAACCGATCGACAGGACTGCTGGAGCCTCGGCTCGTTCGATCGGTGCCACCACTGTCGAAGCCCGGGCACTGGCTCCCGACCTCGCACGCGGTTGCATGCTGCTGCTCATCGCGCTCGGAAACGCTCATGTCTACCTCGTGGCGGACACGATCGGTGTCCGCGGCTATCCGGTGGTCGAGACGATTCCCGATCGGGTGGTCGTTCTGCTGCAAATGATTTTCGTGGACGGTCGCGCATATCCGATGTTCGCGGCGTTGTTCGGATACGGCATCGTCCAGCTCGCTCGCAGGCAGGAGGCTGCGGGAATCGAGCAGAACGCCGTTCGGAAGCTGATTCGGCGGCGGGGATGGTGGCTGCTGCTGTTCGGGCTCGCGCACGCTCTGCTGCTGTTCTCCGGGGACATTCTCGGTTCCTACGGGCTGCTCGCTATCGCTCTGGCCGGGGTGTTCACCCGGGCCCGTGGCAGGACGCTGCTGGTGATGGCCGGGTTGTGGATGGTTCCGGTCGCCGGGCTCGGCGCACTTCAGGGGCTGCCCGTGCCGGAGGGGGCACAGCCATCGGCATCGTCGATGTCGATATCGAACCCGTCGGCTGCTGCGGTTTTCCGCCTGCAGGAGTGGGTGCTGCTGACCTTCCAGCAGGTGCTGGTCAGCCTGGTGCCCGCCTTGCTTTTCGGCGTATGGGCGGCGCGCAGACGCCTGCTCGACGAGCCCGAGCGGTATCGGCGCGGGCTTCGGTATGCCGCGGCAGCGGGGGTCGGGCTGGCCGTGGCGGGGGGCTTGCCGATGGCGCTGATGGCTTCCGCGGTGTGGTCGGAGCCGGGATTCACGGTGAGTGTGCTCGCCGGTGTGCTGCACGCCGTGACCGGCTATGCGGGCGGCATCGGTTACACCGCGGTCGTGGGCCTTGTCGCGATCCGTCTCCGGGGTAGGCAGGGCGCGCTGAGCACGGCGTTGACGGCCTGCGGCCAGCGCTCGATGACGTCCTACCTCGGACAGTCCGTGGTCCTCGTAGCGGTGCTCGCGGCGTACGGCGGCGGGCTCGGAGACGACGCCGGGGTTGCCGCAACGGCGGTATTGGCGGTGCTGGTCTGGATGCTGACCGTCGTAGCGGCCGAGGTCATGCGGCGGCTCCGGTACCGGGGGCCTGCCGAGGTCCTGTTGCGACGTCTCACCTATGGGCGTACGGCCACCCGGCATGGGCGCTCCGGATGA